Proteins found in one Macaca nemestrina isolate mMacNem1 chromosome 4, mMacNem.hap1, whole genome shotgun sequence genomic segment:
- the LOC105483422 gene encoding probable G-protein coupled receptor 146 isoform X2 → MWGCGWFNGTGLVEELPACQDLQLGLSLLSLLGLVVGVPVGLCYNALLVLANLHSKASMTMPDVYFVNMAVAGLVLSALAPVHLLGPPSSQWALWSAGGEVHVALQIPFNVSSLVAMYSTALLSLDHYIERALPRTYMASVYNTRHVCGFVWGGALLTSFSSLLFYICSHVSTRALECAKMQNAEAADATLVFIGYVVPALAALYALVLLSRVRKEDTPLDRDTGRLEPSAHRLLVATVCTQFGLWTPHYLVLLGHTVLISRGQPVDVHYLGLLHFVKDLSKLLAFSSSFVTPLLYRYMNQSFPGKLRRLMKKLPCGDRHCSPDHIGVQQVLA, encoded by the coding sequence ATGTGGGGCTGCGGCTGGTTCAACGGCACAGGGCTGGTGGAGGAGCTGCCTGCCTGCCAGGACCTGCAGCTGGGGCTGTCACTGCTGTCGctgctgggcctggtggtaggCGTGCCAGTGGGCCTGTGCTACAACGCCCTGCTGGTGCTGGCCAACCTACACAGCAAGGCCAGCATGACCATGCCAGATGTGTACTTTGTCAACATGGCAGTGGCGGGCCTGGTGCTCAGCGCCCTGGCCCCTGTGCACCTGCTCGGCCCCCCGAGCTCCCAGTGGGCACTGTGGAGCGCAGGCGGTGAGGTCCACGTGGCACTGCAGATCCCCTTCAATGTGTCCTCACTGGTGGCCATGTACTCCACTGCCCTGCTGAGCCTCGACCATTACATTGAGCGTGCACTGCCGCGGACCTACATGGCCAGCGTGTACAACACGCGGCACGTGTGCGGCTTTGTGTGGGGCGGTGCGCTGCTGACCAGCTTTTCCTCGCTGCTCTTCTACATCTGCAGCCATGTGTCCACCCGCGCACTGGAGTGCGCCAAGATGCAGAACGCAGAAGCCGCCGACGCCACGCTGGTGTTCATTGGTTATGTGGTGCCTGCACTGGCTGCCCTCTATGCGCTGGTGCTACTCTCCCGCGTCCGCAAGGAGGACACACCCCTGGACCGGGACACAGGCCGGCTGGAGCCCTCGGCACACAGGCTGCTGGTGGCCACTGTGTGCACACAGTTTGGGCTCTGGACACCACACTATCTGGTCCtgctggggcacacagtgctcaTCTCGCGAGGGCAGCCCGTGGATGTGCACTACCTGGGGCTGCTGCACTTTGTGAAGGATTTGTCTAAACTCCTAGCTTTCTCCAGCAGCTTCGTGACACCGCTTCTCTACCGCTACATGAACCAGAGCTTCCCCGGCAAGCTCCGGCGGCTGATGAAGAAGCTGCCCTGTGGGGACCGGCACTGCTCGCCAGACCACATAGGGGTGCAGCAGGTGCTGGCGTAG
- the LOC105483422 gene encoding probable G-protein coupled receptor 146 isoform X1: MRRNNLLVPPWERTKVVIRSVAHSTSLQGRGASPAAMWGCGWFNGTGLVEELPACQDLQLGLSLLSLLGLVVGVPVGLCYNALLVLANLHSKASMTMPDVYFVNMAVAGLVLSALAPVHLLGPPSSQWALWSAGGEVHVALQIPFNVSSLVAMYSTALLSLDHYIERALPRTYMASVYNTRHVCGFVWGGALLTSFSSLLFYICSHVSTRALECAKMQNAEAADATLVFIGYVVPALAALYALVLLSRVRKEDTPLDRDTGRLEPSAHRLLVATVCTQFGLWTPHYLVLLGHTVLISRGQPVDVHYLGLLHFVKDLSKLLAFSSSFVTPLLYRYMNQSFPGKLRRLMKKLPCGDRHCSPDHIGVQQVLA; encoded by the exons ATGAGGAGAAATAACCTGCTGGTTCCTCCCTGGGAAAGAACCAAGGTGGTGATAAGATCTGTGGCTCACAGCACTTCCCTGCAG GGTCGCGGAGCCTCGCCGGCTGCCATGTGGGGCTGCGGCTGGTTCAACGGCACAGGGCTGGTGGAGGAGCTGCCTGCCTGCCAGGACCTGCAGCTGGGGCTGTCACTGCTGTCGctgctgggcctggtggtaggCGTGCCAGTGGGCCTGTGCTACAACGCCCTGCTGGTGCTGGCCAACCTACACAGCAAGGCCAGCATGACCATGCCAGATGTGTACTTTGTCAACATGGCAGTGGCGGGCCTGGTGCTCAGCGCCCTGGCCCCTGTGCACCTGCTCGGCCCCCCGAGCTCCCAGTGGGCACTGTGGAGCGCAGGCGGTGAGGTCCACGTGGCACTGCAGATCCCCTTCAATGTGTCCTCACTGGTGGCCATGTACTCCACTGCCCTGCTGAGCCTCGACCATTACATTGAGCGTGCACTGCCGCGGACCTACATGGCCAGCGTGTACAACACGCGGCACGTGTGCGGCTTTGTGTGGGGCGGTGCGCTGCTGACCAGCTTTTCCTCGCTGCTCTTCTACATCTGCAGCCATGTGTCCACCCGCGCACTGGAGTGCGCCAAGATGCAGAACGCAGAAGCCGCCGACGCCACGCTGGTGTTCATTGGTTATGTGGTGCCTGCACTGGCTGCCCTCTATGCGCTGGTGCTACTCTCCCGCGTCCGCAAGGAGGACACACCCCTGGACCGGGACACAGGCCGGCTGGAGCCCTCGGCACACAGGCTGCTGGTGGCCACTGTGTGCACACAGTTTGGGCTCTGGACACCACACTATCTGGTCCtgctggggcacacagtgctcaTCTCGCGAGGGCAGCCCGTGGATGTGCACTACCTGGGGCTGCTGCACTTTGTGAAGGATTTGTCTAAACTCCTAGCTTTCTCCAGCAGCTTCGTGACACCGCTTCTCTACCGCTACATGAACCAGAGCTTCCCCGGCAAGCTCCGGCGGCTGATGAAGAAGCTGCCCTGTGGGGACCGGCACTGCTCGCCAGACCACATAGGGGTGCAGCAGGTGCTGGCGTAG